A region from the Canis lupus dingo isolate Sandy chromosome 9, ASM325472v2, whole genome shotgun sequence genome encodes:
- the CCDC187 gene encoding coiled-coil domain-containing protein 187 isoform X6 encodes MSYPPHTAQRGSVRRQREAHCRESGLCPPVSEDEVMAALRWPRPSQQPGDLRGATHVAWSDYIEQPGPQGKACSYPVWSEADEAKDGDSSVSSGRLSGSSGGHESCTSPPRPWKEKPPQVLGPWRPARESNPRLEQLRDRIRAQAQWQASCASLGTSTRSSTSRLCGAPKADPRRKARKLTTPSAAPWDTVRLRSSAKGLGTPSVALCGVEDKAIPGRGREPSRIPQRQASVPLEKAKRMKSSPCKREKALIAPTPRRAAKDKGDNRKVGAAKSSPVCPRMPSPAFLRGDLQVSANAPSLASYDQPVTIQNALAVLRDLRQQIQTGLELAQSRHPRAGPELGRSKLWLQNLAGRKQQGPWSISDVRGPFSKSPQAGMEGKHSSLERAGSFPSGHHRNTLAGWESYPQKTGTAQGWNLSFQRPGSPPERLTSFPRRPWSASAGQASRLQRTGEAQGWNPSFLRSGSPSERLTSFPQRPWSASAGQTSRHQRTWTAYEDWDTPTRRPLSPLAQRAWSASFTQSAGTSGKGRGPLLPPSGVKRGWPRKEKEVRVPPPCQKPQGVLDHPYSSEALREFMHQKSLARQQQAMKEKASAVRALELRNQRLQDVYRKQREAVLSKAIPVVSQTTPGIVTFFPHCAQSRGLEAPGSLGSPVLEWSKVTSGMVLGDQEAPGSFCLCLNKALNRTETLETGGPQDSWEGTPVLMSARSSLGPLKLQDLTTRYPRPGVCIYLDPEESERLGMPGPLHFRYKQARLQALETMANVLKQRIDILTAKLHKSEAPDTVGDPVSDLSSSRPSMVPADPTPADPVCLGALVPNGSRGAPWDWTDMRARPLVSPTCFPGGQTLPWSPDWERRQSVSPRGHYNSRPRGFIEDGCLELDNRPARNTASFPALGSFIGSSLGVPAVLDPTCGSLQLEEMPAARRVGSVMPWTMRGCGQCLQHLANIPRKSPGFLKSLQPDLQEQEQALALLRQRAELEVWETQKALDQLLFKHCPQQLMKKHSTQARPDPASEREQPQVCGDLQPGTSPSTVTARPRSHPVLGREAAAALQGPQDGLWAQKDKSASAEPRQEVGPDQVSLQLPQARLYARVNPTHQWRLAGPWNANPGRPGRFTIQMLELSQREEKLRAQHQAALLRLREKTLEEKMRAELAWLEHQRRCLGSKGSAALLAALAERQQQALSRLEQEQREIRCLQNTHLFSHKERMLLLQHQKDILSLRKAVKHLQQEFQARTGVPQSSGPGVKPAPMEGSKTSPQPKRPAQGSSCPPTPRGPRNLTSHGLQRSPERPGAQQLPIGQEDRTPPQATSATDSHRLPPRPLWGVDTLVASGWPDTGGQLAKSHSPVGQGDPQLNPSSLSSKEETRPLKGSPAQELQGRCSLGRGAPCSPPKASQVVEGSTSPAGSKLGLDFSSSPMEDPHQMESWWLGEQRIEPCWQEDPYNPFPQLEAAPLTAAPAPAPPSLREGSPLGLGPESESKYTPWSCSGSSAWSHTVSPVKELSCPSLQEFQKVSATLVQLSESSTSLLDWAAGDAPDGEPGRSGSELSEASSKVWDEENLLEPGPGADPALGHSSLAGGSSHLESGGVSCSALPSLDLGKEQEASGTSGSMISGLHAERAKQKSPEAARKPLPSKASSSSDLDLSLSSPSGSLTSEKVDLAKGEPVLLQASAGCPQEPGNADLSPSNDKKPQEAGSEPKVPGSLRAPPGDPGSLVALTPEGRAPGHSGGGDSPALEEACPTLASRVLPEILSPVDDVLSYSSADLQSSTHRDASLPPPPPTFPAESEASPTSPHSEDFPPPPEDAMFPRGPPEEDASIKTGEVPSLSKKALPEALSLGPQESGLFLGAGAHSGSFEDKLGGSRSDGGTQAVGSGWSEPIGWLGSPSWGAVGDAARQVMLQPPAPSRVACMAGDGLPVLLVAGGTGLSGTGQKGPCIDPPGAERAEAVDLVSSQLTRRILCDSLALVSELAQPAAR; translated from the exons ATGTCCTACCCACCCCACACTGCCCAGCGAGGGTCGGTAAGAAGGCAACGGGAGGCCCACTGCAG GGAATCTGGACTCTGTCCGCCTGTGTCTGAGGATGAGGTCATGGCTGCCCTGAGGTGGCCCAGGCCCTCCCAGCAGCCAGGTGACCTGCGGGGAGCTACCCATGTGGCCTGGTCCGACTACATCGAGCAGCCAGGCCCCCAAGGGAAGGCCTGCAGCTACCCAGTGTGGTCCGAAGCCGATGAGGCCAAGGATGGGGACAGCTCGGTGTCATCGGGCCGCCTCTCTGGCTCCTCTGGGGGCCATGAGTCCTGCACATCTCCCCCCAGACCCTGGAAGGAGAAGCCCCCGCAGGTGCTGGGGCCCTGGCGGCCAGCCAGAGAGAGCAACCCGAGGCTGGAGCAGCTGAGGGACAGGATCCGGGCCCAGGCACAGTGGCAGGCCAGCTGCGCCTCCCTGGGCACCTCCACACGGTCCAGCACCTCACGCCTCTGTGGAGCCCCCAAGGCAGACCCTCGGAGGAAGGCCAGGAAGCTGACGACCCCCTCTGCAGCCCCATGGGACACCGTCAGGCTCAGGTCCTCCGCCAAAG GCTTAGGCACCCCGAGTGTGGCTCTGTGTGGAGTGGAAGACAAGGCAATTCCTGGCCGGGGGCGAGAGCCCTCGAGGATTCCCCAGCGCCAGGCCTCAG TTCCACTCGAGAAAGCCAAAAGGATGAAAAGTAGTCCTTGTAAAAGGGAGAAGGCCCTCATAGCACCCACCCCCAGAAGAGCTGCCAAAGACAAAG GGGACAACAGGAAAGTGGGGGCTGCCAAGAGCTCTCCTGTCTGCCCCCGGATGCCTAGTCCAGCCTTTCTCCGCGGTGACCTGCAGGTGTCTGCCAACGCACCCAGCCTGGCTTCTTATGATCAGCCTGTGACCATCCAAAACGCCCTGGCTGTCCTTAGAGACCTCCGCCAGCAAATCCAGACTGGGCTGGAGCTGGCCCAGAGCCgccaccccagggcagggccagagcTGGGGAGGTCAAAGCTGTGGCTGCAGAACCTGGCAGGGAGGAAGCAGCAGGGTCCCTGGAGCATCTCGGATGTGCGGGGCCCCTTTTCCAAGAGTCCTCAAGCTGGGATGGAGGGGAAGCACTCCTCCTTAGAGAGGGCTGGCAGCTTCCCCAGTGGGCATCACCGGAACACCCTGGCTGGGTGGGAGTCCTATCCCCAGAAGACTGGAACTGCCCAAGGATGGAACCTCTCCTTTCAGAGGCCTGGGAGCCCCCCTGAAAGGCTGACCTCCTTCCCCCGGCGGCCCTGGAGTGCCTCCGCTGGGCAGGCCTCCAGGCTCCAGAGGACCGGGGAGGCCCAAGGATGGAACCCCTCCTTCCTGAGGTCTGGGAGCCCCTCTGAAAGGCTGACCTCCTTCCCTCAGCGGCCCTGGAGTGCCTCCGCTGGGCAGACCTCCAGGCACCAGAGGACTTGGACTGCTTATGAAGACTGGGATACCCCCACCCGGAGACCACTGAGCCCTCTTGCCCAGCGGGCCTGGAGTGCCTCCTTCACGCAGAGCGCTGGCACCTCAGGCAAGGGCAGAggacccctcctgcctccctcggGAGTCAAGCGGGGCTGGccgaggaaggagaaagaggtaCGGGTGCCGCCACCCTGCCAGAAGCCCCAGGGGGTCCTGGACCACCCCTACAGCTCTGAGGCGCTGCGGGAGTTCATGCACCAAAAGTCGCTGGCCCGGCAGCAGCAGGCCATGAAGGAGAAAGCCTCGGCTGTGCGGGCCCTTGAGCTGAGGAACCAGAGGCTGCAGGACGTCTACAGGAAACAGAGGGAGGCCGTCCTCAGCAAGGCCATCCCTGTGGTCTCCCAGACGACCCCCGGCATTGTGACCTTCTTCCCACATTGTGCACAGTCCAGG GGCCTAGAAGCCCCCGGGAGCCTGGGGTCCCCTGTCCTGGAGTGGAGCAAGGTGACATCGGGCATGGTGCTGGGGGACCAGGAGGCCCCAGGCAG CTTCTGCCTGTGTTTGAACAAAGCCTTGAATCGCACTGAGACCCTAGAGACAGGCGGCCCCCAGGACAGCTGGGAGGGCACCCCCGTACTGATGTCGGCCCGTTCTTCCTTGGGCCCCCTGAAGCTCCAGGACCTGACCACCCGCTACCCGCGCCCCGGGGTATGCATCTACCTGGACCCCGAGGAAAGCGAACGCCTGGGCATGCCGGGGCCCCTGCACTTCCGGTACAAGCAGGCCCGGCTACAGGCACTGGAGACCATGGCCAATGTCTTGAAACAGCGGATTGACATCCTGACGGCCAAGCTGCACAAGTCAGAGGCACCGGACACTGTTGGGGACCCAGTCTCAGACCTGTCATCCTCACGCCCCAGCATGGTGCCCGCTGACCCTACGCCTGCAGACCCAGTCTGCCTTGGAGCTCTGGTGCCCAACGGGAGCAGAGGGGCCCCCTGGGACTGGACGGACATGCGGGCCAGGCCACTGGTCTCGCCCACCTGCTTCCCAGGTGGCCAGACGTTGCCATGGAGTCCCGACTGGGAGCGGCGGCAGAGTGTGAGCCCAAGGGGCCATTACAACAGCAGGCCCCGAG GTTTCATTGAGGACGGGTGTTTGGAGCTGGATAACAGGCCGGCAAGAAACACGGCTTCCTTCCCGGCCCTCGGCTCCTTCATCGGGAG CTCCCTCGGGGTGCCAGCCGTGTTGGACCCCACCTGTGGCTCCCTGCAGCTGGAGGAGATGCCGGCGGCTAGAAGGGTGGGCTCCGTCATGCCCTGGACCATGAGAGGCTGTG GTCAATGTCTCCAGCACCTTGCCAACATCCCCCGGAAATCCCCGGGCTTTCTCAAGTCACTGCAG CCGGACCTGCAGGAGCAAGAGCAGGCGCTGGCCCTTCTGCGGCAGCGGGCAGAGCTGGAGGTCTGGGAGACGCAGAAGGCCCTGGACCAGCTGCTCTTCAAACACTGTCCACAG CAGCTGATGAAGAAACATTCCACCCAGGCCAGGCCAGATCCAGCTTCGGAGCGGGAGCAGCCACAGGTGTGCGGAGACCTGCAGCCGGGGACCTCACCAAGTACCGTGACAGCCAGACCCAG ATCACACCCAGTGCTGGGCAGAGAGGCTGCTGCAGCCCTGCAGGGTCCCCAGGACGGGCTTTGGGCGCAGAAGGACAAGTCAGCTTCTGCAG agcccaggcaggAAGTGGGACCAGACCAAGTGTCTCTGCAGCTGCCGCAGGCCAGGCTCTATGCTCGGGTCAACCCCACCCACCAG TGGAGGCTGGCGGGGCCCTGGAACGCCAACCCCGGACGCCCCGGCCGCTTCACGATCCAGATGCTCGAGCTGAGCCAGCGGGAGGAAAAGCTGCGCGCGCAGCACCAGGCTGCGCTGCTGCGCCTGCGCGAGAAAACTCTGGAGGAGAAGATGCGCGCCGAGCTGGCCTGGTTGGAGCATCAGCGACG GTGTCTGGGCAGCAAGGGGAGCGCCGCCTTGCTGGCAGCCTTGGCAGAGAGACAGCAGCAGGCCCTCAGCCGGTTAGAGCAGGAGCAG AGAGAAATCCGGTGCCTGCAAAACACTCACCTGTTCTCACACAAGGAGAGGATGCTGCTCCTGCAGCACCAGAAGGACATCCTCTCCCTGCGGAAGGCTGTGAAGCATCTGCAGCAGGAGTTCCAGGCCCGGACCGGAGTGCCTCAG AGCTCTGGCCCCGGAGTCAAGCCTGCTCCGATGGAGGGGTCCAAAACAAGTCCACAACCCAAGAGGCCGGCCCAGGGCTCCTCGTGCCCCCCGACACCTCGTGGGCCCCGCAACCTCACCAGCCACGGCCTCCAGAGAAGCCCTGAGAGACCAGGAGCCCAACA ACTTCCCATCGGGCAGGAGGACAGGACACCCCCCCAGGCCACGTCAGCTACAGACAGTCACCGGCTGCCTCCAAGGCCTCTGTGGGGAGTGGACACGCTTGTGGCCAGCGGCTGGCCTGACACTGGGGGCCAGCTGGCAAAGAGCCACAGCCCCGTGGGCCAAG GAGACCCGCAGCTTAACCCCAGCTCCTTGTCGTCAAAGGAGGAGACCAGGCCTCTGAAGGGAAGCCCCGCACAGGAACTCCAGGGCCGGTGTTCCCTGGGCAGAGGggctccctgcagccccccaAAAGCCAGT CAGGTGGTTGAAGGCAGCACAAGCCCAGCAGGGTCGAAATTGGGGCTGGATTTTTCCAGCAGCCCCATGGAGGATCCCCACCAAATGGAAAGCTGGTGGTTGGGGGAACAGAG GATAGAGCCCTGTTGGCAGGAGGACCCCTACAACCCCTTCCCTCAGCTGGAAGCTGCTCCGCTCACTGctgctccag CTCCTGCACCACCCAGCCTGCGTGAGGGCAgccccctgggcctgggcccggAGTCTGAGTCCAAGTACACTCCCTGGAGCTGCTCGGGGTCTTCTGCATGGTCCCACACCGTGTCCCCTGTGAAAGAGCTGTCCTGCCCCTCTCTCCAAGAGTTTCAGAAAGTGTCCGCCACTCTGGTGCAGCTTTCCGAGAGCTCCACGTCCCTGTTGGACTGGGCAGCTGGGGATGCCCCAGACGGGGAACCTGGCAG GTCAGGGTCAGAGCTGTCAGAGGCGTCCAGCAAAGTCTGGGACGAGGAGAACCTGCTGGAGCCAGGCCCTGGTGCGGACCCAGCCTTAGGGCACTCCTCGCTGGCAGGAGGCTCATCCCACCTGGAAAGTGGTGGGGTGTCCTGCTCTGCACTTCCTTCCTTGGACCTTGGGAAGGAGCAGGAAGCTTCTGGAACCAGTGGGAGCATGATCAGTGGATTACATGCAGAGAGAGCCAAACAGAAGTCCCCCGAGGCTGCCCGAAAGCCACTCCCATCCAAAGCCTCTTCCTCCAGTGACTTAGATctgtccctttcctctccctcggGGTCCTTGACATCTGAAAAGGTGGATTTAGCCAAAGGAGAGCCTGTGCTTCTGCAGGCCTCAGCTGGCTGCCCACAGGAGCCCGGGAATGCTGACCTGAGTCCATCCAATGACAAGAAACCCCAGGAGGCCGGGTCTGAACCCAaggtccctgggagcctgagggctcCTCCTGGGGACCCTGGCAGTCTGGTAGCCCTGACACCTGAGGGCCGGGCTCCTGGGCATAGCGGGGGTGGAGACTCCCCTGCCCTGGAGGAAGCCTGCCCCACCCTGGCCAGCAGGGTCTTGCCTGAGATCCTGTCCCCTGTCGACGACGTGCTGTCCTACAGCAGTGCCGACCTCCAGTCCTCCACCCATAGGGACgccagcctccctcctccacctcccaccttccCAGCAGAGAGTGAGGccagccccaccagcccccacTCAGAAGACTTCCCTCCCCCACCTGAAGATGCCATGTTCCCTAGGGGCCCCCCAGAGGAGGACGCCTCCATCAAAACTGGAGAGGTGCCCTCCTTGTCTAAGAAGGCCCTGCCTGAGGCCCTGTCTCTGGGGCCCCAGGAGTCAGGGCTCTTCCTGGGGGCAGGTGCGCACAGTGGAAGCTTTGAGGACAAGTTGGGTGGATCAAGGTCTGATGGGGGAACCCAGGCCGTGGGCAGCGGGTGGTCTGAACCGATTGGCTGGCTAGGCTCCCCATCATGGGGGGCGGTGGGTGATGCTGCACGGCAGGTGATgctgcagcccccagccccatccaGAGTGGCCTGTATGGCCGGGGATGGTCTTCCAGTATTGCTGGTGGCTGGTGGCACAGGGCTGTCTGGCACCGGGCAGAAGGGCCCCTGCATCGACCCACCCGGTGCAGAGAGAGCCGAGGCGGTCGATTTAGTCTCCAGCCAGCTCACTAGAAGGATCCTGTGCGACTCACTAGCTCTGGTCTCAGAGCTGGCCCAGCCGGCGGCCCGCTGA